DNA from Candidatus Baltobacteraceae bacterium:
AGATTACTTTTCAGGCGAGGATCCGTCGCAAGACCCTGCAGCGCCGTCATCGACTTGTTGAGCGATGCCGCGGTCGCATCGAGGCGGTCGAGCATTTCGGTCAACTTCGGCGTGCTGTCGGTGGCGGCGCCGTTGAGCGTGCTCGAGAGTTCTTCGATGTTCGTGCTGGCGGCGACGAACTTGGCCATGAGCATCTGCACCGACGCGTTCGCGGTCGTCGTCAAATCGTTGGCGTGGTCCAAGGTCGACTGCAGGGTATTGAGCAGGCGCGGCGTGCGTTGTTCCAGCTCGCTCATCACCTGATCGAACTTCCGCATCTCGCCCTGACCGGCTTGCAAGAGATCCTGGACGCTCGCCGCGTTGCTTCCTACCGGCTGCTGATCGACCGGAAGCACTTGTCGCGCCAGCAGTTCCGTCGTCCGGCCCTTCGGCGGAACGATGATGAGGGCCGGCGAGCCGGCCAGCGGCGACTGAATCAAGAAGCGCGACTTGGCCGGGATGTCGATATCGTTGCGCACCGCCAGAATGACGTCGACGGTGTTATCGGGCAACAGCGAGATCGAGTCGACCGACCCGACGGTGACGCCGCTGAAGTAGACCAGCGCACCGGGCGTCAGCCCGGATGCCGACTCGAAGTGCACGCCGACGCGGTAGCCGGTGTGCCTCGTTCCGAAATCGGTGATCACGTAGAAGATTCCAAATAGCAGCAACAGTGCTACGATCGCGAAAGCGCCTACTTGTGCCTGGCGGGTCATCTTGTTCGCTATTACTCCTCGGTCTGTGGGGACCCTCGGTCTGCGTGCCCCTCGTGTCCTGGGAACCGCTCCGAATCGCGCCTCCGGCCGGAGCGCCTTTTCAAATCGGGATCGGCCCCTTTTCAGAGCCGGTTAGGAACTGCTGGACGATCGGATTGTTGCTGTTTTTGATGTTTTCGGCGGTGTCGTAGGCGATGATGGCCCCCTCGAAGAGCATCGCGACGTAGTCCGCCATCATAAAAATCGAATGTAGGTCGTGCGAAATGACCACCGCGGTGCCGTTGAGTTTCTTGCGCAGCTGAATGATCGTGTCGGTGATGAGGTGCGTCACGATCGGATCGAGACCGGTCGTCGGCTCGTCGTACAGGATGAGTTCGGGATGGGTGACGATGGCGCGAGCGAAGCCTGCCCGCTTGAGCATGCCGCCCGAAAGCTCGCTGGGAAAGAGATCGTACGTATTCTCGAGTCCGACGCTTTCGAGCGCGTCCATGACTTGTTTGCGAATCTCGGCCTCGCTGTCGCGGGTGTGCTCGCGCAGCGGCAGTGCGACGTTGTCACCGACCGTCAAGCTGTCCAGCAGTGCCGCGAACTGGAAGCTGAGGCTGATGCGCTGCCGAATTTCGATCAGTTGATCTTCACCCAACGCGACGATGTCGCGGTCGCCGACGTACACGTGCCCTTCGTTGGGCTTGAGCAATCCGTCGATAAGGCGAAGGATCGTCGATTTGCCGGCGCCGGAAAGTCCGACGATGCACGTGATCGCGCCTTCGACGACGTCGAGGCTGCAGTTACGCAGCACCACCTTGTCGCCGAACGAGAGCGAGGTGTCGTGGAGCCGTGCGATCAGCTTCTTGCCGTTGCGCTCGTTCACTGGCCGCCGAAGAGCAGAAACGAGAGGACGAAGTTGGAGACGAAGATCAAGATGATGGAGACGACGACCGCCGACGTCGTGGAGATGCCCACACCGGCAGCGCCGCCGCGCGTCGATAAACCTTGATACGCGCCGACCATGGCGATGATGATCGCAAAAGCCACGGATTTAATGAGGCCCCTCACGACGTCGCCGAACTCAATGGCCTGCCGGGCCGACGAGATAAACGAATCGTAGGAGATATGCGCGTACGTTGCCGCGATCCACATGCCGCCGAGGATCGATACCACGTCGGCGAAGACCGTCAGCAGCGGCAACATCACCAAGAGCGCCACGAGGCGCGGCACCACGAGAAACCGCGAGGGTTCGAGCGCCATCGAGCGCAAGGCTTCGATCTGCTCGGTAACCACCATGGAACCGAGTTCGGCCGCGATGGCGGCTCCGGCGCGGCCTGCAACGACCACCGCGGTGAGCATTGGGCCGAGCTCGCGAACGGTGCCGTACGCCACGGCGCCGCCGACGAGGTTGGCAAATCCGAAGGACACCGCTTGTTGCGCCGACTCCAGCGAGATCACCATGCCGGTGAAGAGCGACGTGAGCACGACGATGATCCACGACTGAACGCCGAGGAGGTAACATTGCGCCAGCGTTTCGGCCGCCCGAACGCGCAAGCGCGCGACGAAGCCGGCCGATTCGAACGTCAGCAGCGTCAGGCCGCCGGCGTATTCGAAGAAGTCCGTCGTCGCCCGGCCGACCTTGTCGAGCATCCTCATGAGGAGGGCGTATTCTCCTCGATGGCCGCAAGGTCGTGCAAGATCGCTTCCGTCGCCTCGATGCGCTTCACGGCAACGCCGCGCTCGGCGGTGAGATTGAAGTGCACCTGGTTGATCTCTTCGAGGCGCCGATCGACGTCTCGCAAGCCCCGGCGCGCCTCTTTGGAGAAGCCTTCGAAATAGCGGCGAACCGCATCGAGATAGGCGCGACGCGCGGCGTCGTCGTCCGTTCCCGCCTCGAGCTGACGCTCGATCTCGGTCTGCGCCCGTTTCATCGCGCGGTCGGTGATGTGGAACGCACCGACTCGCATCGCGAGGCCGGCGAAGTTCCCCTTATCCGGCATGCAGCGGAGCGGCCGTGCCAAGCGCGGCGGCCTGCGCGTCGAACAGACGGCGGATCCCGCTTTCGGCCAGGGCCAGCATCGCGTCGAGCTCGGCGCGATCGAACGGCGTCGCTTCGGCGGTGCCTTGCAGTTCGACGAACCGGCCCGCATCGGTCATGAAAACGTTCATGTCGACGTGCGCCTGGCTATCCTCGTCGTAGGCGAGGTCGAGCAGCACGCGGCCGTTGACGATGCCGGCGCTGGTTGCCGCAATCATGCCGGTCAGGGGCCAGCGCCCACGGTCGGCGGGATCGTACATCTTGCGCAGCGCCATGGCCAGCGCGACGTAGGCACCGGTAACCGCGGCGGTGCGCGTCCCGCCGTCGGCCTGGAGAACGTCGCAGTCGATCCAAAGCGTACGCTCGCCCAACTTTGCCATATCCGTAACCGCGCGCAGCGCGCGTCCGATGATGCGTTGGATTTCATGCGTCCGTCCGCCGACGCGGCCTTTGGTGGCCTCCCGCTGCGTGCGCTCTTGGGTCGCGCGCGGAAGCATAGCGTACTCGGCCGTCACCCAACCGACTCCGCGGCCCTTCATCCACTGCGGTACGCGGTCTTCCAGCGTGGCGGCGCAGAGGACGCGCGTGTTGCCCACGCTGATGAGCGCGCTGCCTTCGGCGTACTTCAAAAACCCCGGCTCGATGGACACCGGGCGCAACTCGTCGAGTTGCCGGCCGTCGCTGCGCGTCATTCCGAGCGCGACGATTCGTCTTCGGTCAAACGATCGATGATGTGCCGCGCGAACCACGCCGGGCGGTCGGGGGCGGCATGCCCGACTCGATGTTGATAGACGGCGTGCGCCTGTTCGGCTTCGCGCAGCATATCGGCAAGGCGCTCGACGGGGTGTTCTCCCAGTTCGACCTGCATGGCGATGTCCTCGATTTATTCTACGGTAACGGTCTTGGCGAGGTTTCGCGGTTGGTCGACGTCTTTGCCTTCGATGTCGGCGATGTGATAGGCGAGGAGCTGCAAGGGGATGACGTTGACGATCGGCGAGAGCAGTTCGTCGACTTTGGGCACCCAGAACACGTGATCGGCCACTGCCCGGGCGTCCTTGTCGCCGTGATTGGCCACGACGATCACCGGCGCCTCACGAGCCTTCGACTCCATGAGGTTGGAAAGCATCTTCTCGCGCACGCGGTCTTCGGTCATGATGCCAATAACCGGCACGGTAGAATCGAGCAGCGCGATCGGGCCGTGCTTCATCTCGCCGGCCGGATAGCCTTCAGCGTGGATGTACGAAATTTCCTTGAGTTTGAGCGCGCCCTCGAGCGCGGTCGGGAAGTTCACGTAGCGGCCTAGGAAGAGCACGCTGCGCGCTTTGCGCACTTCGCGCGCGACCTTGCGGATCTCGTCGGAGGTGTTGAGCACGACGTCGACCGCAGCGGGCAGCAGCTTCGTTCCGTCGGCGATTTCGTTGAGCCGCCGCGCGTCGCACGTCCCGCGCAGCTGCGCGAGGTAGATGGCGAGCAAGGTCATGGCGGTGACTTGAGAGACGTAGGTTTTGGTGGCGGCCACCCCGATCTCCGGACCGCCGCGCGTAAAGAGCGTGCCGTCGGCTAGGCGCGATAAGTGCGAACCGAGCACGTTGCAAACGCCGAGCACTAAGCTGCCGGACTGTTTTGCGATGCGGACGGCCTCAATAGTGTCGGCGGTTTCGCCCGATTGCGACATGGCGACGACTAGCGCGCTCGGATCGATGACGGGATCGCTGTAGCGAAACTCGCTGGCCAGCTCCATCTCGACCGGCAGGCGCACGAGCGAGCGCAGCAAGTACATGCCGACCAGCCCTGCGTGGTACGCGGTGCCGCACCCCGTGATCGCGATCTTGTTGATGACGCGCAGCTGTTTGGCGGTGATTGCGCCGATCTCGCGACCCAGGTGCACGACGCCTTCGTCGTCGATGCGCCCGGCGAGGGTCTCTTTGATGACGTTGGGCTGCTCGAAGATCTCCTTGAGCATGAAGTGCTTGAAACCGCTCTTTTCGGCGGATCCCGCATCCCACATGATCTGCACGGCGTCGCGCTCGATCTTTTTTCCCTGGTAATCGGTTAGCGAATACCCGTCACGCCCGACGACTGCGATCTCACCCTCCTGAAGGATGATCTCTTTGCGTGTGTACGGCAGAATCGCCGGCGTATCGGAGGCGACGTACATCTCGCCGTCACCGATGCCGATCACGAGCGGGCTAGCACCGTTGCGCGCAAAGACGAGATGATCGGGGTCGTCGCTCGAGATCACGCCTAGCGCATAGGCGCCGCGCACTTCGTGCAGCGTCTTGCGCACGGCTTCCTCGAGATTGCCGTCGTAGTGCACCTCGATGAGGTGCGCGAGCACTTCGGTGTCGGTTTCACTGCGGAACGTGTGGCCGAGCTCGATGAGCCGCGCCCGCAAGGATGAGTAATTTTCGATGATACCGTTGTGAACGACCGCGATCTTTTCGCCGCAGTCCATGTGCGGATGCGCGTTCGCGTCGGAAGGGCGGCCGTGCGTCGCCCAGCGCGTGTGGCCCACGCCCACGATGCCCGATATGCGCTCGCCGTTGTTCAGCCGCTCGGCCAAACGCGAAAGCTTGCCTTCGGCCTTAGAACCGGTGAGCGCGCCGGCCGAGTCGATCACGGCGATGCCGGCGCTGTCGTAGCCGCGATACTCCAGCCGCCCGAGGGCGTCGAGGATGATCGGAACGCTGTCCTTCTGTCCGATGTAACCGACTATGCCGCACATACGCTAAGGTAGGGACCTCCTACTTAATACCTTCCCTCGTCCGGTGGTAGGCAATCTTGCCTTCGGCGATCTCGTCGAGCGCGATCGATACCGGCTTGTTCGGATTGATGGCTTCCTTATCGACCAGCGGCTCGCTTGCGAAATACTCGCGGCGGTCCGTTGGGGGAAGCTGCTGCACCCGAATCCAGTTGTTCAACTGCCGGGCACGCTTGGTGACGATGTTGACGAGGCTAAACTTGGAGTCGGCATGTTTGAGAAGCGCGTCCAGGTCGCCGAAAACGGATTTACTCATGGTTTCCTTATACTCTCAATCGATTCTTCGCTATACCTGTGTATTCGGAAGCGTTCCGCCTGCAAGATCGCTTGCAGATCGGCTACCGCTTCTTCTCGCTTATCCTCGGCGTTGACCACGATGTAGTCGAAGCTGGGGATGGCGTTGAACTCCTCTTGCGCGGTTTCGAGCCGCTCCAAGATTTGTTCGTTGGTTTCGGTTCTGCGCGCCAGCAGGCGTTCGCGCAGCCGAGAAAAGTGATCCGGCACCAGAAAGATCAGCACCGCGTCGGGATACGCCGATTTGACTGCCAGCGCGCCGTTGACTTCCGGCTTGAGGATCAGGTCGTAGCCTTCACCGACGGTACGCTCGATGTAATCACGCGGCGTCCCGTAAAGGTTGCCGTTGTACTCGCGCCACTCCAGCAGTTGGCCGGCCGCTAAGCGGCGTTCGAACTCTTCGCGCGAAAGAAAGAAGTAGTGTTTGCCGTCCTCTTCCCCTTGACGCGGAGGCCGCGTGGTGGCGGAGATCGAGTACCGTAGTCTCGGCAGGCGCGCTAGCAGCGCGTCCACCAGCGTGTCCTTGCCGGCCCCCGAGGGCCCCGACACGACGAAAACCAGACCGGGCCCGGTGATCACCGGGGCCCCTCTTTCCGAAGGAAGGGCCGGTTAACCTGGTATGTCGCTCTCACTAGCTGCCATTTTGGCCGAAGCCGCCCGGCGCCATGCCGCCCGCACGGCCATCGTCTTCGAGGACGAGCGCATCCCTTACCGCGACCTCTGGGAGCAGGCTCGGCGCTACGCGGCCGCGTTGGCGGCGCAAGGGGTGGGCCCGGACGACCGGGTCGCCATCTTGATGCCGAACGTGCCGGACTTTCCCCGCGCGTACTTTGCGATTCTCGCGCTCGGCGCGGTCGTCGTGCCGGTCCACGGCCTGTTGACGGCCGATGAGGTGGCCTACGTGCTGCGCGATTCGCAGGCCAAGGCGCTCATCTGCGCCGGTCCGCTGCTGACGGTCGGGGCGACTGCCTGCGCAGCGACCGGGACCCCGTGCTTGACCCCAGACCGGTTGGCCGCCCAGATCGAGCCGTTGGCGGCGTACGTTTCGCGCGCTGCCGACGACGCGGCCGTCGTTCTCTATACGAGCGGAACGACGGGTGCTCCCAAAGGCGCGATTCTCACGCACGGCAACATCATGTGGAACGTGCACGTCACCGCGCACGATCTCATGCACGCCGTTTACGACGACGTGTTTCTGGGCGCGCTTCCACTGTTTCACTGCTTCGGTCAAGTCGTCGTCATGAACGTTGGGTTGCTCGTCGGCGCCTGCGTCGTGCTCGTCGCTCGTTTCGACGGCGACCGCGCGCTCGAGCTGATGGAAAGCGAGCGCGTCACGATTTGGGCCGGCGTTCCCACGATGCACATCGCGTTGATTGCCGCCGCCGAACGGCATCCGCGCAAACTCGCGCTTCGTTTGGTGAAGTCGGGCGGCGCACCGCTTCCGGTTGCGGTGCTCGAGCGATTCGAGTCGATCTTTGGGGTTCCGATCTTCGAGGGGTACGGACTTACCGAAACGTCGCCGGTCGCATCGTTCAACCAATCCTGCTTCGGCCGCAAAGCCGGTTCGGTGGGATGCGCCGTCTGGGGCGTCGACATCGCGGTTGCGGCCGCCGAGATCGACGACCGCATCGAGCTGCTGGGCGACGGCGAGCTTGGCGAAATCGTCATACGCGGGCACAACGTCTTCAAAGGCTACTTGAACAACCCCGAGGCTACCGCGGCGGCCATCGTCGACGGATGGTTTCGCACCGGCGATCTCGGCACGCGCGACGCAGACGGCTTCATCACCATCGTCGATCGCAAGAAAGACTTGATCATTCGCGGGGGGTTCAACGTGTATCCGCGCGAGATCGAGGAGGTGCTCATGCGCCATCCCGCTATCGCGCAAGTCGCGGTGATCGGAGTCCCGCACGAAACGCACGGCGAGGAAGTCGTCGCGGTGGTCGTGGCGCGCGGCGAGGATTTTGACGGCGAGGCCATCGTCGCGTGGTCGCAGCAGCACCTCGGTAAACACAAATATCCGCGCCGGGTCGAACGCATCGAAGCGCTGCCGCTAGGCCCGAGCGGAAAGGTGCTCAAGCGCGAGTTGCGGCTGCAGTTTTCGGCGGCGGGAGTTCGCTAAGCCGGCGCGACGCAGAGCGCGCGCTGCATCGCCGCGACGGCGGCGGGCGCGTCGAGCGCCGTTGCGGGCCGATCGTATCGAACGGTAATTGCGTAGCCGTTGACGACGGCAAACGCGTCTTGCACGGTTCTACCGCCGCCCGCGAACGTCGCGATGGCCGCTATGCCCGGGCATGGCGCGAACACATCGCTTTTGACGAACTTCGTTTTATGCAGGGCGTTGTTGACGATCTCACGCTGAGCTAACTCTTGCAAGGTGCCCGCGAAGCGCTCCTTACCGTATGCGTACGTTTGCCGCCCTGCCGCCGTGCCGTTTACCCACTTGCCCGTCGTGCCCGCAAGCGGCTGCCACCCGGCCGGGGAGGGCGTCGCGCCGCTGCAAGCCGCGAGCGCGGCGACCACGCAAACTATCGTAAGCCGTCTCACCAAGGCGGTTTTTTCCAGGAACGACGCAATTCCCGGTCATAGTGCTGCTCGAGCATGACGACCGACTGGGTAATGATCCGGCGAGCGGCCCAGGAACTCGACGAGCGGCTGCGCGGTGCGCGCCTGCTCGATGCCGGGCTATTGCCCGACGGCCGCATCGCGTTGTCGCTCCGCGCGCGCGGCGGCGCCATTACGCTCGTCGCGGATCTGTTCGGGACGCCTCCGCTGGTCACGCTCGAGGATGCCGATTTGCCGATCGCAGTCGAGCCCGGTTTTGTCCGCAAGCTCGCGACCACGCTGCGCGGGATGACCGTGACGGCCGTCCGGTCCCGCCAAGGGGATCGCGTCATGCGCCTGGAGTTCGGGACGCGCTCGCGCTTCGGCGTGGGCGATGCGGCGGAGCTCGTTCTCGAGCTCGTGCCGCGTTTCGGAAACGCCGTGCTGACCAAACGCGGCGTGATCGTCGCGGCCGCCAAGGAGTTCACCCTCGCGGAGAACCCGGTGCGGGCGATTCTCGCAGGGCAACCATACGTTGCGCCGCCGCCACGCGCGAGTGCGCCGCCGGCACCCGAGACCGGTGCCGGCGACGAATCCGTGCTCGAGACGTTTGCGCGGATGCGCGCGCAGCGGTCGGAAGAGCGAGACCACCGCGGTGCGCAACGGCGGCGTCAATCGCTGACGCGTCGCTTGGAGGCACGCGAGCATAAGTTACGTTCGGAACTGGCAGCGCTCGCGGCAAAGCGCCGCGAGGCCGAATCGCGCGGCGAACTTCGCGACGAAGGCGAACGCATCTTCGCTTCGCTGCACGAGCTCGACGAGAGCGAGCGCGCCGACGCGAAGGAACGCGCCGCCAAACTGTTCGCGCGGTACAAGAAGCTGCACGCATCGCTCGCGCACGTGGAGGTGCGCGAAGCCGCGTTGGCGCGGTCGCTCGAGGCCATCGACGTGCTGCGCTGGGAAGCCGAACGGGCCGCCGACGAAGATCTCGACGACGTCGAGCGCGCCGCCGGGGAACTGGAGCCGCGCCGAGCGCAAACGCGCGAGCCTCAGACCGTCAAACGGCGCAAACGAAAACCGCTGGAGTTTCGTACCGCGGCGGGATCGCGTATCGTGGTCGGGCGCTCGCCGGTCGAAAACGCCGACGTGACGTTTCGGATGGCGCGGCCTGAGGATCTGTGGTTTCACGCGCAGGGCATCCCCGGCGCGCACGTCGTGTTGGCGCGCGACGATCGCTCGACGCCGCCCGGCGAAGATATCGACGTCGCGGCGGCGCTCGCTGCGTTTCATTCAAAGGCGCGTGCGAGCGCGAAAGTCCCGGTCGATTACACGCAGCGCAAATACGTGCGCAAACAGCAGAACGCACCGCCCGGATTGGTCTGGTACACCCATCCCAAGACCATCCTGGCGGAGCCGATTACGGAAGACGCCCTTCGCAGCCTTTCCAGTCGACGTTCGTAAGGAACGCCTCGATATATTTCGCCTTCTCGGCCGGTTTGTAGTCTTTGATGAAGGCGTGTTCCCAAATATCCATCACGACGATCGGTACGAAGCCGGCGATGTGGCCGTTCTGGTGGTCGTCGATCCAGTAGTTGCGAATCGTGCGGTTATCGACGTCGTAGTAGGCGATAGCCCACCCGATGCCGCGCATGCCGCCGACGGCAGCAAAGTCGTTCTTCCACTGTTCGAAACTTCCGAATGCCTCACCGAGGGTGTCGTACAAGCGGCCGGATTTCATTTCGCCCGGCTTCGCCGTCATGTTGTCGAAGTAGAGTTCGTGAAGGCGGACGCCGTTCTGTTCGAATCCCAGCCGTCGTACGAGCTCCGCGTATTGGGGATTCGGGCCTTTGGCTTCGCCCTTTTCGCGCAGTTCGGCAAGGCGCTCGAAGAGCAGATTCGTGTTCTTGACGTAGCCTTCGTACAGGCCGAAGTGCATCTCCAAGGTCGCGTCGGAGATGCCTTGCAGCCCTCGGAGTGCGTCCCACTTCTTCGCAGCAATCGGTTTCTGGGCAAGAGAGACTTGCATGAGTTTTTGAGTTCCTCCATCTTTCGGCTACCCCCGGGGTAGCGGCCTCAAACGCTACGCAACACGGCTGAAGGGTCCTGCATCCGCTTGGCACAACAGCAGGCAAGGACTCCCTTTTTCGTGGAGGTGTTTGTGAAGAACCCACTGGATTCGCGCTGGGGCACGGTCGTTTGCGGTTTTATATTGACCGGCATCCTTTATTTCGTCGCGCGCTGGATCGTCGCAACGCATACCGGAGCGGCTTCATAATGTGGGGCGATCCTATTA
Protein-coding regions in this window:
- a CDS encoding ATP-binding cassette domain-containing protein; this encodes MNERNGKKLIARLHDTSLSFGDKVVLRNCSLDVVEGAITCIVGLSGAGKSTILRLIDGLLKPNEGHVYVGDRDIVALGEDQLIEIRQRISLSFQFAALLDSLTVGDNVALPLREHTRDSEAEIRKQVMDALESVGLENTYDLFPSELSGGMLKRAGFARAIVTHPELILYDEPTTGLDPIVTHLITDTIIQLRKKLNGTAVVISHDLHSIFMMADYVAMLFEGAIIAYDTAENIKNSNNPIVQQFLTGSEKGPIPI
- the glmS gene encoding glutamine--fructose-6-phosphate transaminase (isomerizing), whose amino-acid sequence is MCGIVGYIGQKDSVPIILDALGRLEYRGYDSAGIAVIDSAGALTGSKAEGKLSRLAERLNNGERISGIVGVGHTRWATHGRPSDANAHPHMDCGEKIAVVHNGIIENYSSLRARLIELGHTFRSETDTEVLAHLIEVHYDGNLEEAVRKTLHEVRGAYALGVISSDDPDHLVFARNGASPLVIGIGDGEMYVASDTPAILPYTRKEIILQEGEIAVVGRDGYSLTDYQGKKIERDAVQIMWDAGSAEKSGFKHFMLKEIFEQPNVIKETLAGRIDDEGVVHLGREIGAITAKQLRVINKIAITGCGTAYHAGLVGMYLLRSLVRLPVEMELASEFRYSDPVIDPSALVVAMSQSGETADTIEAVRIAKQSGSLVLGVCNVLGSHLSRLADGTLFTRGGPEIGVAATKTYVSQVTAMTLLAIYLAQLRGTCDARRLNEIADGTKLLPAAVDVVLNTSDEIRKVAREVRKARSVLFLGRYVNFPTALEGALKLKEISYIHAEGYPAGEMKHGPIALLDSTVPVIGIMTEDRVREKMLSNLMESKAREAPVIVVANHGDKDARAVADHVFWVPKVDELLSPIVNVIPLQLLAYHIADIEGKDVDQPRNLAKTVTVE
- a CDS encoding ABC transporter permease, which gives rise to MRMLDKVGRATTDFFEYAGGLTLLTFESAGFVARLRVRAAETLAQCYLLGVQSWIIVVLTSLFTGMVISLESAQQAVSFGFANLVGGAVAYGTVRELGPMLTAVVVAGRAGAAIAAELGSMVVTEQIEALRSMALEPSRFLVVPRLVALLVMLPLLTVFADVVSILGGMWIAATYAHISYDSFISSARQAIEFGDVVRGLIKSVAFAIIIAMVGAYQGLSTRGGAAGVGISTTSAVVVSIILIFVSNFVLSFLLFGGQ
- the rph gene encoding ribonuclease PH, which gives rise to MTRSDGRQLDELRPVSIEPGFLKYAEGSALISVGNTRVLCAATLEDRVPQWMKGRGVGWVTAEYAMLPRATQERTQREATKGRVGGRTHEIQRIIGRALRAVTDMAKLGERTLWIDCDVLQADGGTRTAAVTGAYVALAMALRKMYDPADRGRWPLTGMIAATSAGIVNGRVLLDLAYDEDSQAHVDMNVFMTDAGRFVELQGTAEATPFDRAELDAMLALAESGIRRLFDAQAAALGTAAPLHAG
- a CDS encoding Fe-Mn family superoxide dismutase; this translates as MQVSLAQKPIAAKKWDALRGLQGISDATLEMHFGLYEGYVKNTNLLFERLAELREKGEAKGPNPQYAELVRRLGFEQNGVRLHELYFDNMTAKPGEMKSGRLYDTLGEAFGSFEQWKNDFAAVGGMRGIGWAIAYYDVDNRTIRNYWIDDHQNGHIAGFVPIVVMDIWEHAFIKDYKPAEKAKYIEAFLTNVDWKGCEGRLP
- the rpoZ gene encoding DNA-directed RNA polymerase subunit omega → MSKSVFGDLDALLKHADSKFSLVNIVTKRARQLNNWIRVQQLPPTDRREYFASEPLVDKEAINPNKPVSIALDEIAEGKIAYHRTREGIK
- a CDS encoding NFACT RNA binding domain-containing protein; the protein is MTTDWVMIRRAAQELDERLRGARLLDAGLLPDGRIALSLRARGGAITLVADLFGTPPLVTLEDADLPIAVEPGFVRKLATTLRGMTVTAVRSRQGDRVMRLEFGTRSRFGVGDAAELVLELVPRFGNAVLTKRGVIVAAAKEFTLAENPVRAILAGQPYVAPPPRASAPPAPETGAGDESVLETFARMRAQRSEERDHRGAQRRRQSLTRRLEAREHKLRSELAALAAKRREAESRGELRDEGERIFASLHELDESERADAKERAAKLFARYKKLHASLAHVEVREAALARSLEAIDVLRWEAERAADEDLDDVERAAGELEPRRAQTREPQTVKRRKRKPLEFRTAAGSRIVVGRSPVENADVTFRMARPEDLWFHAQGIPGAHVVLARDDRSTPPGEDIDVAAALAAFHSKARASAKVPVDYTQRKYVRKQQNAPPGLVWYTHPKTILAEPITEDALRSLSSRRS
- the gmk gene encoding guanylate kinase, with the protein product MITGPGLVFVVSGPSGAGKDTLVDALLARLPRLRYSISATTRPPRQGEEDGKHYFFLSREEFERRLAAGQLLEWREYNGNLYGTPRDYIERTVGEGYDLILKPEVNGALAVKSAYPDAVLIFLVPDHFSRLRERLLARRTETNEQILERLETAQEEFNAIPSFDYIVVNAEDKREEAVADLQAILQAERFRIHRYSEESIESIRKP
- a CDS encoding long-chain fatty acid--CoA ligase gives rise to the protein MSLSLAAILAEAARRHAARTAIVFEDERIPYRDLWEQARRYAAALAAQGVGPDDRVAILMPNVPDFPRAYFAILALGAVVVPVHGLLTADEVAYVLRDSQAKALICAGPLLTVGATACAATGTPCLTPDRLAAQIEPLAAYVSRAADDAAVVLYTSGTTGAPKGAILTHGNIMWNVHVTAHDLMHAVYDDVFLGALPLFHCFGQVVVMNVGLLVGACVVLVARFDGDRALELMESERVTIWAGVPTMHIALIAAAERHPRKLALRLVKSGGAPLPVAVLERFESIFGVPIFEGYGLTETSPVASFNQSCFGRKAGSVGCAVWGVDIAVAAAEIDDRIELLGDGELGEIVIRGHNVFKGYLNNPEATAAAIVDGWFRTGDLGTRDADGFITIVDRKKDLIIRGGFNVYPREIEEVLMRHPAIAQVAVIGVPHETHGEEVVAVVVARGEDFDGEAIVAWSQQHLGKHKYPRRVERIEALPLGPSGKVLKRELRLQFSAAGVR